In the Nothobranchius furzeri strain GRZ-AD chromosome 15, NfurGRZ-RIMD1, whole genome shotgun sequence genome, one interval contains:
- the elk1 gene encoding ETS domain-containing protein Elk-1 has translation METNPLINAMDPSITLWQFLLHLLEDQRQRHLISWTGEDGEFKLLDAEEVARLWGLRKNKHNMNYDKLSRALRYYYDKNIIKKVSGQKFVYKFVSQPDPSLPDGVHSSDDVPRKDVSDPNNQLKNIGGMASTCQSKGLPQRSSPSSSQKSSRNDYMKSGLYSTFTIQSLQTPPNPRPVKSELLLQQDAAPQADRPPREVCLLTDSKPPLSVGGAVDSLQVIVTQTSPCPTPALSPQMPTNPSSQSQNPPTAHLSDPPQIYLSNIGDPTSLTPLLPLGHVGAVGSAVPPVPTPSVSVGPPQSQQQDSTFPPHPSNPPPVFVIINPSPPQQHQTPPIVHTPPTAPPPEHSPPPHIEIKEENLPSEEELLEMVTLERKQAEEVPQLICSSAEPEPPLTIVESPTPPILEPRVGVQQEGAQEGREAKDSPADLAVPPMTSSLTSTSGAVPPKPKKPRGLELPSSPSLPPGLSQDKVNAAVNSLLAPGSATNTLTPSVITSHSLTPVLLTPGALPSTIHFWSTLSPIAPRSPAKLSFQFPSNGSNQIHIPALSVDGLSTPVVLSPGPQKP, from the exons ATGGAGACCAACCCGCTCATTAACG CCATGGACCCATCCATCACTCTGTGGCAGTTCCTGCTCCACCTGTTAGAGGATCAGCGGCAGCGTCACCTGATTTCCTGGACAGGTGAGGATGGAGAGTTCAAGCTGCTGGATGCCGAGGAGGTGGCCCGTTTGTGGGGGCTCCGCAAAAACAAGCACAACATGAACTATGACAAACTGAGCCGAGCGCTCAGGTACTACTACGACAAG AACATCATCAAGAAGGTGAGCGGACAGAAGTTTGTGTATAAGTTTGTGAGTCAGCCCGACCCGTCTCTGCCTGATGGAGTACACAGCAGTGACGACGTCCCAAGAAAAGATGTCTCTGACCCAAATAACCAGTTGAAAAATATTGGGGGCATGGCTTCTACCTGTCAGTCCAAGGGCTTACCtcag CGTTCGTCACCTAGCAGCTCCCAGAAGAGCTCCAGAAATGACTACATGAAGTCTGGACTCTACTCCACCTTCACCATCCAGTCCCTGCAGACCCCACCCAATCCCCGACCTGTCAAATCAGAGCTCCTGCTGCAACAAGACGCCGCCCCCCAGGCTGACCGCCCCCCCAGAGAG gtctgCCTGCTGACGGACAGTAAACCCCCCCTGTCAGTGGGAGGGGCTGTTGACTCTCTCCAGGTGATCGTAACACAGACGTCTCCCTGTCCCACTCCGGCGCTCAGTCCACAGATGCCAACCAACCCCAGCAGCCAATCACAG AACCCCCCCACAGCCCACCTGAGTGACCCCCCACAGATTTATCTCAGCAACATCGGGGACCCAACCTCCCTCACCCCCCTCCTTCCTCTTGGACATGTAGGAGCGGTGGGGAGtgctgtcccccctgtccccaccCCCAGTGTCTCAGTGGGTCCCCCCCAGTCCCAACAGCAGGACAGCACTTTCCCTCCTCACCCATCTAACCCCCCACCTGTCTTTGTCATCATCAACCCATCTCCTCCCCAGCAGCATCAAACTCCTCCCATTGTCCACACCCCACCCACTGCCCCGCCCCCTGAGCACTCCCCTCCCCCCCACATCGAGATCAAGGAGGAGAACCTGCCATCAGAGGAGGAGCTGCTGGAGATGGTGACTCTAGAGAGGAAGCAGGCAGAGGAG GTTCCTCAGCTGATCTGCAgctcagcagaaccagaaccacccCTAACTATTGTGGAGAGCCCCACCCCCCCCATCTTGGAGCCCAGGGTGGGAGTCCAGCAGGAAGGAGCGCAGGAGGGAAGGGAGGCCAAGGACTCACCAGCAG ATCTCGCCGTACCTCCGATGACATCATCACTCACCTCCACATCCGGCGCCGTTCCTCCTAAACCCAAGAAACCTCGAGGGCTGGAGCTGCCGTCCTCCCCCTCACTCCCCCCCGGCCTCTCCCAGGATAAG GTGAACGCAGCTGTAAACAGTTTACTGGCTCCTGGATCTGCGACCAACACGCTCACACCATCGGTGATCACCTCCCACTCTCTG ACTCCTGTCCTGCTGACTCCCGGCGCTCTTCCCTCCACCATCCACTTCTGGAGCACGCTCAGTCCCATCGCCCCTCGCTCACCTGCCAAGCTCTCCTTCCAG TTCCCGTCTAACGGCAGTAACCAGATCCACATCCCGGCTCTGAGCGTGGACGGCCTCTCCACCCCCGTGGTTTTGTCCCCCGGCCCCCAGAAGCCTTGA